Within Candidatus Methylomirabilis lanthanidiphila, the genomic segment CCTTGTTGAAACTGCGTTGACAAGTCCTTGAAACCTCAGCACAATTCCGCATATCGTGAGCGTTTTCTGCGCTGGTGTTATACAGACCCGCATAATCATAGTTGGGCCGCCCGTCGCACTCCGCCGCTTGCTCCCAATACGGGAGCATGATATAATGCCCCTATGCGAGTCATTGCTCTCAAAATACTGCGCGCTTTTTGGGAACGTCGCCCCAATGCGCGACAAGCACTTCAGGCTTGGCATCAAGATGCCTTGCACGCCACCTGGACATCGCCTGCTGACATCACACATATCTATCGCAATGCGAGCATCCTGCCCAATAACCGCGTGGTGTTCAATATCAAAGGCAATCACTATCGTCTCATCGTGGCTATCCAGTACAAGTTCGGTATCGTGTACATTCGCTTTATCGGCACCCACCCGGAGTATGGCAAGATTGATGCAACAACGATTTGAGGAGTAGTGTGATGAACGTCCGCCCGATTAAGACTGAAGCTGACTATCAAGCAGCTCTGGCAGAGATTGAACGTCTGTTTGACGCGGCGCCGAATACTCCGAGAGGCGACCTCTTGGAGGTGTTGGCCACTCTGGTGGAGGCTTACGAGAGACAGCACTACACCATTCCTGCGCCCGACCCGATTGAGACCATCAAGTATTACATGGAGAGTCGCGGACTGTCACGCCACGACATTGAGCCATACATTGGAAGTCGTGCGCGTGTAGCCGAAGTGCTCAATCGTAAGCGGCCTCTATCCCTGGAAATGATACGGCGATTGCACAAAGGTCTTGACATCCCAGCAGATGTCCTCATTCAGCCATATGTGGCGGCCTAACACCGGCGTCAGCCGACGCCGACACACGCGCCTTTTGGGAAAGGTGCTTGGCGTGGTCGTCGTCTTGGTTGGTCGGCAGTCTGTGAGCGCGGCTGACGCCGTGGCCGTTCGACGGCAGGAGCGGACGCGCGAGGCCGTGCTCGATGCGTGACAATTCGCCACCCGCGCGCTCCGGGCCGATGTGACCTACCCGATCCCTGACAAGGCAGCATGAACCGCCTCGCAGACGAGGGCGTCGATCG encodes:
- a CDS encoding transcriptional regulator; this translates as MNVRPIKTEADYQAALAEIERLFDAAPNTPRGDLLEVLATLVEAYERQHYTIPAPDPIETIKYYMESRGLSRHDIEPYIGSRARVAEVLNRKRPLSLEMIRRLHKGLDIPADVLIQPYVAA